Below is a genomic region from Citrobacter telavivensis.
CTTCAGATCTTCTTCAATACGCATGTGCGGATTCCTGGGGTTAAGGGCTATTAGTATGAGAGCGCAACTCCAGTGACGCTATCATACGCACTAATCAATGCCGCGCAAGACTGCGAAATTCTCTTTTTTTACGCTACAATCCCATAAATTTACCTGGCGAACGGCAGTCGATCTCTGAGTCATCGTCGCCAGTGTACGTTCAACTTTTAACCAATTGATTATCATAGCGAATTCCCGGGAAGCGAGATTATGAGGTATACAGTAGCCTTAACTGGCGGCATTGGCAGTGGTAAAAGCACTGTTGCGAATGCCTTTGCTGACCTCGGAATTCAGATAATTGATGCAGATATTATTGCCCGTCAGGTCGTCGAACCGGGCAAGCCTGCGCTGGATGCGATTGCAGAACATTTTGGCCCAGAGCTGATTTCCGCAGACGGCACGCTGCATCGTCGTCTGCTTCGCGAGCGGATTTTTGCCCATCCGCAAGAGAAAGCCTGGCTCAATGCCTTGCTTCATCCGCTCATCCAGCAGGAGACCCGACGTCAGTTTCAACAGGCGACGTCTGCGTATGTGCTGTGGGTGGTGCCATTACTGGTTGAAAACGGCCTTTATCGCCAGGCAAATCGCGTGCTCGTGGTAGATGTCACCCCCGAGACGCAGCTTTCCCGGACGATGCAGCGCGACGACGTTACGCGCGCGCACGTTGAACAGATTCTCGCTGCCCAGGCGTCGCGTGAAGCGCGCCTTGCCGTGGCAGACGATGTTATTGATAATAATGGCGCACCAGATTCCATCATGTCGGATGTCGCCCGCCTGCACGCACGTTATCTCCAGCTTGCGTCGCAGTTTGTCTCACAGGAAAAACCGTAATGCACACCCAGGTCCTTTTTGAACA
It encodes:
- the coaE gene encoding dephospho-CoA kinase, whose protein sequence is MRYTVALTGGIGSGKSTVANAFADLGIQIIDADIIARQVVEPGKPALDAIAEHFGPELISADGTLHRRLLRERIFAHPQEKAWLNALLHPLIQQETRRQFQQATSAYVLWVVPLLVENGLYRQANRVLVVDVTPETQLSRTMQRDDVTRAHVEQILAAQASREARLAVADDVIDNNGAPDSIMSDVARLHARYLQLASQFVSQEKP